The Synergistaceae bacterium genome includes a region encoding these proteins:
- the rpmG gene encoding 50S ribosomal protein L33, producing MADIVGLVCSTCKRRNYTTTVNKKKQSKKLEIKKYCKWCRASVVHKESK from the coding sequence ATGGCAGATATCGTGGGTTTGGTGTGTTCTACTTGCAAAAGGCGCAACTACACGACGACGGTGAACAAAAAAAAGCAGTCGAAGAAACTGGAGATCAAGAAATATTGCAAATGGTGCAGAGCTTCCGTCGTGCACAAAGAATCGAAATAA